A region of the Ischnura elegans chromosome 11, ioIscEleg1.1, whole genome shotgun sequence genome:
CCTCGACGAGAGTTTCTGCTGGAGGATGAGCAGGGCAGTTGTCCAACAACAATAAACTTTTTGCATTTTCAGGCAGTCCAAGagccttgaaattttttcggaCCTCTTTGACAAAGTTAGTATGAAaccattccttaaataattcttgCGTAATCCAAGCTCGCTTATTGGCTCTGTAAATCACAGGAAACTGGTGTATACCCTTAAATACGCGTGGTTTTGCACTTTTACCGATGACCATGAGCTTGCATTTATGGCTCCCGGCAGCATTGGAACAGGCTGCGATGGTGACCCTTTCCATTGATTCTTTCGCTCCGCTCGCAGTCTTTTCATCGCGGCAAACGAACGTATTTCGGGGAAGACAGCGCCAGAACAATCCAGTCTCGTCCATGTTGTAAATCTGATCCGGTGAAAGATTATGTTCATCCACCAACTTTGCCAGCTCATTGACGTAATCTTCCGCAGCATCGTGATCTGCTGACAGTTTTTCTCCGGTAACCTTCAGATATCGAATGCCATGGCGCTGTTTAAATTTTTGTAGCCACCCTGTCGTATATTCGCACGGTGACGTGATTTGTAATTCCTTGtggaaatatttagctttttccattattattcctcCGGAAATTGGAACTCCTTCACTTCGTCGCTGCCGGAACCATTCGTATACCACCTTATCCACTTCATTGTTACTCGGCCCccgtatatttcttcttttggaaATTCCGGCCAACGAGTCAGACTCCGAAACGAACTGCAAAAGTTTTTCTCTCTGTCCCTTAATGTCATAAATGGTCGATTGCCCGACACCATACTCCTCACGAAGCTTTAACACACTAACACctcgatccaattttttcaataactccaCTTTTTGTTGAAGGGAGAgagttttcctctttctcttggatccgaTCGCTGCTTCCATGACCAATAGAGATGAAAATCAATCTATTGCAGGGTTATTCACTTAACGACACAAACTGCACAACGCTATCTGATGGCAAACGCCTTGTTACTGAAGCTGAAAAGAACTGACAACGAGACCCACGGAGTTACATTATGTTGCGAGAACTATTTCACGTGACCGACAAGGCGTGTCATTGGGACATTGTGAGTCATTTTTGACCTGCGGCGAATACAATGTCTTTGGGAGAAGGGTGGAGTGGTGCAGTCGACGTTTTCGACCAGTCCGCATGACTCATAGGGAGAGTCTTAGGGCCTCGCGGCGGGGGTCGCCCGCCCAACGACCAACTCGAGAATGCAATGCATGGtggcctttcatttttctcttggattTAATTATCGCAATCTCAGGTTCAACCGCGGGTCATTAGGaagggttaaaaatgttttgagaacaTCTACTTGTGAAAAGGGATTGCCATATCCAATATTAAAACTACTAAAGGGCTCCCGCGATTGAAGCAACTGGTAATTTCGCTCGTAGATtttcaaaaaaggcaaatttctgaTCGGAAAATAGTGCTTTCACCAGGGAATATGCcagctgaaaaaatgtgttttaaaacTACTAAAGGGCTCCCGCGATTGAAGCAACTCTTCattctgcctccagctcctgaccggaacggacgcatcccttgcgcgctccccagggccacctgactacctgctcttgctacctgcgcttgctgctgcttgcttgggtcttgctgcttgtgcataatagtgcagtgacatatattgtcgtagcttatttgtttattagcgtaggatatttaaattagtcttagttttaatataggggtgcaatattaattgttagttggtgtgggttttgtgtgtggtgtgtgcgagtgagtgaatatcctgattttgtttgatcccggttcctgcgacgtgtgattatcgagtatctgctagtagtgataagtagaaaacttacgtatatctcaaatttttctcttccctttagtattatttattgcatagttatttgcacgttatctttatttgtgtcgctgcgcctttactaatctggtgttacggtcgttaagtagaatatatatttggctgctttagatttaatttttctatcggaatagtgtcttaatattatttaagtaattttgtgatagttgccctctttcttttacatcaggtgtgtaatcctaactcttaattcttattataggctaacgatatatatacatattgttttaatatatttttttcagttataaagctcttcatatattatttgttttaccgttgctttgaggtctattttgactgttaggatttttattgtaattttcgtagcgcagcactctcattgtgatcttgaaaactctcgttccgttctccagtagtggtcattttagcacatatctccccttgaaacacaggtagtttcttccgtccctcttgttgttagtcattgactcaccccttcactcctagccctctcaaaacaacacctgcgtccttgaagagctaggcacacctccccccctgctaccaatcccttttgctaatccgtttcttccactttcggttaactcgagtgactatttagagggtaggaggttgacctttttcttcttcagttattttccattgcattttcgagtgcggttttgatatttttgccttgttagcgtttttcatgtgttaggatatactttcaccaaacgcattgcaactgatcacacttttatctcaaggactcatatactcttttttacttatttatccaaagtctatttatacttatttatttaaagtctatttacgcgtatttatatattgttgttagtacttttattacttatttacccttatttatacatttttgttagtctatcaccctttttatagctttgctctttcgtggggatcatattgcggggaatttatattttagctagttagtttcgtctttgctctcttgttgattattatcgttaatctatttgtcccacgttaagttatatcttaatttcgttaattagtcttctttggaactatatagttttctagttttaaacccattaatcgacttaatccatatccaggtaactacattcccttatttacgtttaaaaagagacaagttagtaagtttatcggtttgttttactctctctcaaatatctattaagcgtaaatatctattaaaaagagacaagctagtaagtttatcggtttgttttactctctcaaatatctattaagcgtatctcccgtcaggtaagcttttctgaaatccaaagttgcgatagtgataggatgccttcgaataggtcacccgttgccggagttgaaaacgccggtgaatgcgaggctctcggagaccgcattaccgcgttggagacgatggtgcgggaacttcgggcccagtttgaaagggtggctgataccgctgaggggaatggtccgaggggtggttcttcgaaaggtcgccgtgccacaggggctgcacgggttcgcccgattgcaaatagcggctggtcgatcgagagccttcctcgaggtccatctctcgatgacggggtcacgtcaccccgtaaatctgagttttggagggtcgtgtctcggagggacggtggtagtgtcactctaagacggggtttgggggatgctgaggcaaatcccgtccccgtctcgaacaggtaccagttgctgtcggatggaaactccgaggtgcctgacgtgcctactcctaccccgaaaccggcacctaggaaggggcgtcagagtgggaagggggggatcatagtgttagggagtagcaatgtccgtcgtgtgatggtcccgttacgggagagggcagaccgcgagggtgtaagcgaccgtgtaacgtcatggtgcatccctggtggcggtgttcctcaggtgacgcaggcggttggtgcggcggtacggggcacgaagtgctccagactgcgggtcgtggctcatgtcggcgtcaatgatgccaccttccgtggatctgaggaaattctagattccctccgggatctgaattccgaagtgaagcgggtgggtgggaccattggagtcggcattgagctttcgatttgtagtcttgtcccgaggatcgatcgtggttctctagtttggagccgagtggaaggcataaaccagaggctgcgtcgtttctgcacggacatcggagcctccttcgtggaccttaggccggcaatccgatcgtgtaggatccctctgaaccgttcgggagtccattacacggccgagtcggctagtcgtgtagcgagtagcatatttgagcactgtaggtcttttttagagtagagagtagggcagagtgtagatatattagtgggttgaaaaataaaggggtaagttcaaaacttttcacagacaaagattcttccagaaatgagaatagagaagtagagagaaaaatcagcgtttcaggtattacatttaagcacgagaagcgtcagtcgagcaacacgttcaaaggcagtcaaggctcaagtcattttgatagtgtgtcaataagacatgcatttccatttatcagcggtatagagcctgtgaatagtctattcgacaaaagcaaatcagaattattcccgaatcgcaataatactagttccgaagttttaatcgtggctgtggttaattgccgtagtttaagaaataagattcccgaattccaccatttaattcatagtacgaagtgtaacgtcatttttggaacagaaagttggctaacagataatgattcagacaatgagatcttcccaaaatcgttcactgtttatcggaaagatagaattaatcgagttgggggcggagtttttatagctgtaaagaattcaatcgtcagccaagcgataaccgtaactgagaccagcgttgaatctgtgtggtgtttaattaaatgtccaaaattcaaaactattttattatgttcgtattacagaccacctaactcagatataacgtcaatgttggattttcaaaatcaaataaacagcgtagcatccaagtatcctgaaagaaacttgattgtgggtggagatttcaacgtaccttctatagattgggagacttatagcttcattcctggtgggagggataaagtgatctgcgaggctttattacacaccttcacatctaattcattgtttcaaatagcatccgcaccgaacagaggagaaaatattcttgatttattagcgacaaatataccacatcaggtaataaacgttggcactgtcgaaggaataagtgaccatagggtagtaactgcaaagttttctctaaataccgctgtaaactttaaaaaagagcgtaaagttttcatttttaaaagagctaattttgatgggtttaagagtcatatgaaaaatgctttccccgagtttcaagaatcagtattaaagttaaatgtagtgaatacttggaaagcttttctttcgctcgtaacttcgggaataaatagctacatccccagtaaaatagtaaaagaaggcagcgaaccgagatggtacgacgcggaagtgagaaaatcattgaggcgacagagagcgtgtcatgctaaaatgaaaaaagtcagcacggatttatccgctaatgaacgcgagctaataattaaaaa
Encoded here:
- the LOC124167935 gene encoding jerky protein homolog-like, with amino-acid sequence MEAAIGSKRKRKTLSLQQKVELLKKLDRGVSVLKLREEYGVGQSTIYDIKGQREKLLQFVSESDSLAGISKRRNIRGPSNNEVDKVVYEWFRQRRSEGVPISGGIIMEKAKYFHKELQITSPCEYTTGWLQKFKQRHGIRYLKVTGEKLSADHDAAEDYVNELAKLVDEHNLSPDQIYNMDETGLFWRCLPRNTFVCRDEKTASGAKESMERVTIAACSNAAGSHKCKLMVIGKSAKPRVFKGIHQFPVIYRANKRAWITQELFKEWFHTNFVKEVRKNFKALGLPENAKSLLLLDNCPAHPPAETLVEENVIVSFLPPNCTALIQPLDQGIINSLKCHYRSEVMKNIINRDTAFSYEEFKKEFTLKNAVWCIAEAWDKVTPQVLKRCWSNLLPDFQNRCEETDDIPEFDGFQGPSNDPVSHFINFVKELDADISDDDLKEWNACDNNAPVYQSLTDGEIMDAVTGSTVDEDVTDSDCSSDEEKITTSDAITYAEKLIKYLEQRPSSSNDMEVLHMHRLKNNLIQERRSRWKQVKLTDLMKNAPTTKCADVAATDTACHSTHGK